A part of Saimiri boliviensis isolate mSaiBol1 chromosome 11, mSaiBol1.pri, whole genome shotgun sequence genomic DNA contains:
- the NBL1 gene encoding neuroblastoma suppressor of tumorigenicity 1 isoform X1, with the protein MMLRVLVGAVLPAMLLAAPPPINKLALFPDKSAWCEAKNITQIVGHSGCEAKSIQNRACLGQCFSYSVPNTFPQSTESLVHCDSCMPAQSMWEIVTLECPGHEEVPRVDKLVEKILHCSCQACGKEPSHEGLSVYVQGEDGLGSQPGAHPHPHPHPHPGGQTPEPEDPPRAPHTEEEGAED; encoded by the exons ATGATGCTTCGGGTCCTGGTGGGGGCTGTCCTCCCTGCCATGCTGCTGGCTGCCCCACCGCCCATCAACAAGCTGGCACTGTTCCCGGACAAGAGTGCCTGGTGCGAAGCCAAGAACATCACCCAGATCGTGGGACACAGTGGCTGTGAGGCCAAGTCCATCCAGAACAG GGCGTGCCTAGGACAGTGCTTCAGCTACAGCGTCCCCAACACCTTCCCACAGTCCACAGAGTCCCTGGTTCACTGTGACTCCTGCATGCCAGCCCAGTCCATGTGGGAGATT GTGACGCTGGAGTGCCCAGGCCACGAGGAGGTGCCCAGGGTGGACAAGTTGGTGGAGAAGATCCTGCACTGTAGCTGCCAGGCCTGCGGCAAGGAGCCCAGTCACGAGGGGCTGAGTGTCTATGTGCAGGGCGAGGATGGGCTGGGCTCCCAGCCCGgtgcccaccctcacccccatccccacccccaccctggcgGGCAGACCCCTGAGCCCGAGGACCCCCCTCGGGCCCCCCACACGGAGGAAGAGGGGGCTGAGGACTGA
- the HTR6 gene encoding 5-hydroxytryptamine receptor 6 has translation MVPEPGPTANSTPAWDAGLPSAPGGSGWVAAALCVVIALTAAANSLLIALICTQPALRNTSNFFLVSLFTSDLMVGLVVMPPAMLNALYGRWVLARGLCLLWTAFDVMCCSASILNLCLISLDRYLLILSPLRYKLRMTPPRALALVLGAWSLAALASFLPLLLGWHELGHARPPVPGQCRLLASLPFVLVASGLTFFLPSGAICFTYCRILLAARKQAVQVASLTTGMASQASETLQVPRTPRPGVESADSRRLATKHSRKALKASLTLGILLGMFFVTWLPFFVANIVQAVCDCISPGLFDVLTWLGYCNSTMNPIIYPLFMRDFKRALGRFLPCPRCPRERQASLASPSLRTSHSGPRPGLSLQQVLPLPLPPDSDSDSDAGSGGSSGLQLTAQLLLPGEATRDALLPTRTTAANNFFNINPVEPELRLHPLGTPTN, from the exons ATGGTCCCAGAGCCGGGCCCCACCGCCAACAGCACCCCGGCCTGGGACGCAGGGCTGCCGTCTGCCCCGGGGGGTAGCGGCTGGGTGGCGGCCGCGCTGTGCGTGGTCATCGCGCTGACGGCGGCGGCCAACTCGCTGCTGATCGCGCTCATCTGCACTCAGCCCGCGCTGCGCAACACGTCCAACTTCTTCCTGGTGTCGCTCTTCACGTCCGACCTGATGGTGGGGCTGGTGGTGATGCCGCCCGCCATGCTGAACGCGCTGTACGGGCGCTGGGTGCTGGCGCGCGGCCTCTGCTTGCTCTGGACCGCCTTCGACGTGATGTGCTGCAGCGCCTCCAtcctcaacctctgcctcatcAGCCTGGACCGCTACCTGCTCATCCTCTCGCCGCTGCGCTACAAGCTGCGCATGACGCCCCCGCGCGCCCTGGCGCTCGTCCTGGGCGCCTGGAGCCTCGCCGCGCTCGCCTCCTTCTTGCCCCTGCTGCTGGGCTGGCATGAGCTGGGACACGCGCGGCCACCCGTCCCGGGCCAGTGCCGTCTGCTGGCCAGCCTGCCCTTCGTCCTCGTGGCGTCGGGCCTCACCTTCTTCCTGCCCTCGGGTGCCATATGCTTCACCTACTGCAGGATCTTGCTGGCTGCCCGCAAGCAGGCCGTGCAGGTGGCCTCCCTCACCACCGGCATGGCCAGCCAGGCCTCGGAGACGCTGCAG GTGCCCAGGACCCCACGCCCAGGGGTGGAGTCGGCTGACAGCAGGCGCCTGGCCACCAAACACAGCAGGAAGGCCCTGAAGGCCAGCCTGACGCTGGGCATCCTGCTGGGCATGTTCTTTGTGACCTGGCTGCCCTTCTTTGTGGCCAACATAGTCCAG GCCGTGTGCGACTGCATCTCTCCAGGCCTCTTCGATGTCCTCACGTGGCTGGGTTACTGTAACAGCACCATGAACCCCATCATCTACCCTCTCTTCATGCGGGACTTCAAGCGGGCACTGGGCAGGTTCCTGCCGTGTCCACGCTGTCCCCGGGAGCgccaggccagcctggcctcaCCGTCACTGCGCACCTCTCACAGTGGCCCCCGGCCCGGCCTGAGCCTACAGCAGGTGCTGCCGCTGCCCCTGCCGCCTGACTCAGACTCAGACTCAGATGCAGGCTCAGGTGGCTCCTCAGGCCTGCAGCTCACAGCCCAGCTACTGCTTCCTGGTGAAGCCACCCGGGACGCCCTGCTGCCCACCAGGACCACTGCTGCCAACAACTTCTTCAACATCAACCCTGTGGAGCCCGAGCTGCGGCTGCATCCACTCGGCACCCCCACGAACTGA
- the NBL1 gene encoding neuroblastoma suppressor of tumorigenicity 1 isoform X2 — MCSPALQQLISMDLFWRLFLVCGQEGLRALEATGMMLRVLVGAVLPAMLLAAPPPINKLALFPDKSAWCEAKNITQIVGHSGCEAKSIQNRACLGQCFSYSVPNTFPQSTESLVHCDSCMPAQSMWEIVTLECPGHEEVPRVDKLVEKILHCSCQACGKEPSHEGLSVYVQGEDGLGSQPGAHPHPHPHPHPGGQTPEPEDPPRAPHTEEEGAED, encoded by the exons ATGTGCAGCCCGGCCCTGCAGCAGCTCATTAGTATGGATTTGTTTTGGAGACTGTTTTTGGTCTGCGGGCAGGAGGGTCTGCG GGCTCTGGAGGCCACGGGCATGATGCTTCGGGTCCTGGTGGGGGCTGTCCTCCCTGCCATGCTGCTGGCTGCCCCACCGCCCATCAACAAGCTGGCACTGTTCCCGGACAAGAGTGCCTGGTGCGAAGCCAAGAACATCACCCAGATCGTGGGACACAGTGGCTGTGAGGCCAAGTCCATCCAGAACAG GGCGTGCCTAGGACAGTGCTTCAGCTACAGCGTCCCCAACACCTTCCCACAGTCCACAGAGTCCCTGGTTCACTGTGACTCCTGCATGCCAGCCCAGTCCATGTGGGAGATT GTGACGCTGGAGTGCCCAGGCCACGAGGAGGTGCCCAGGGTGGACAAGTTGGTGGAGAAGATCCTGCACTGTAGCTGCCAGGCCTGCGGCAAGGAGCCCAGTCACGAGGGGCTGAGTGTCTATGTGCAGGGCGAGGATGGGCTGGGCTCCCAGCCCGgtgcccaccctcacccccatccccacccccaccctggcgGGCAGACCCCTGAGCCCGAGGACCCCCCTCGGGCCCCCCACACGGAGGAAGAGGGGGCTGAGGACTGA